A genomic stretch from Oreochromis niloticus isolate F11D_XX linkage group LG11, O_niloticus_UMD_NMBU, whole genome shotgun sequence includes:
- the LOC109200316 gene encoding G2/M phase-specific E3 ubiquitin-protein ligase-like, giving the protein MVETQNSLGIFEGKPGSLLFSYSQQLLSSNKFYTAGKLIAWSIAHNGPGPRCINRHLFCMMCGQKTSLDDFDVEVFMDEDIKQNIEKVSNCSTPEDLADLKSHLGDWIAGCGIPDIYTATLLDVKRIRGEIVSHFAFHRVASMIQQFVAGMDSCGQFWQMVKRCWKQFLPVFTNAGNKLTRNSFQDLFTIGWSPAGSNRREEEEATIFQWEWWLMAIQEQEVDHTFEELLVFITGADLLPPLGFPQSCNIDFYDQESGMRRIPYASTCSLSLYLPRGVADEDQFKDLMNDALKGSLGFGKV; this is encoded by the exons ATGGTCGAAACTCAGAATTCCCTAGGGATTTTTGAGGGGAAGCCTGGCAGTCTGCTGTTCAGTTATAGCCAGCAGTTGCTGTCGAGCAACAAGTTTTATACGGCTGGTAAACTGATTGCTTGGTCGATAGCACACAATGGGCCAGGGCCACGGTGTATCAATAGACACCTGTTCTGTATGATGTGTGGCCAGAAGACATCTCTTGATGACTTTGATGTCGAGGTCTTCATGGACGAAGACATTAAACAGAACATAGAAAAG GTTTCCAACTGCAGCACCCCAGAAGACCTGGCAGACTTGAAAAGTCACCTTGGGGACTGGATTGCAGGCTGTGGTATCCCTGACATCTACACTGCCACACTACTTGATGTTAAGAGGATAAGGGGCGAGATTGTATCTCATTTTGCGTTTCACAG GGTTGCCAGCATGATTCAACAGTTTGTTGCCGGTATGGACTCGTGTGGTCAGTTCTGGCAAATGGTGAAGAGATGCTGGAAGCAGTTCCTTCCTGTATTTACAAATGCAGGAAATAAACTTACAAGGAACAGCTTCCAGGATCTCTTCACCATTGGATGGAGTCCAGCTGGAAGTAACAGACGTGAAGAAGAGGAAGCCACCATCTTTCAGTGGGAATGGTGGCTTATggccattcagg AGCAAGAGGTGGACCACACGTTTGAGGAGCTGCTGGTCTTTATAACTGGGGCTGACTTGCTTCCACCACTGGGGTTCCCACAGTCCTGCAACATAGACTTTTACGATCAGGAGTCAGGGATGCGGCGCATCCCATACGCATCAACGTGCAGCTTATCCCTGTATCTCCCAAGAGGTGTTGCAGATGAAGATCAATTTAAAGATCTTATGAACGATGCATTAAAAGGATCCCTGGGATTTGGAAAGGTGTAG